From Pseudoalteromonas sp. Scap06:
GTTAGCCAATACGAGTCGCTAGAAAATGTGCATAGCTTTGATGTTATAACCAAAGGAGTACAAGCGTTGTTAACAGGAAGTAAGCTATGAATATTGTTATTGTAATTGACTCCCTCGTTGGTGGTGGCGCTGAAAAAGTAATGCTTACTTTGGCGCAGGAAATGGTATCAAAAGCCCACAATGTGACTATTTTGTCATTGGCGCAAAATATTGAATATGACATTCCAAACACCTTATCTGTTGAAAGTTTATTTTCAGGTCGAGCAACAAAAGTTGATCGATTTTGGCAGATAAAAAAGAATGTTAAAGTATTAGAGACATGGTTTGAGCAAAAGTTACTTCAACTTGGTTCTATTGATTTAGTACTTTCTAATTTAGATCGTAGTAATAACTTATTAGCAAAAAGTAAAATAGAAAATATCCATTTTGTTGTTCATAACTCAGTTAATGCAGAGCTCTCTAGACAAAAAAAACTAGGTCCACTTTCATATATATATCTTAAAAAAAGCAAACAAAATTTAAATGGGAAGTCTTTGATCTGTGTTTCCAAAGGAGTTGAAGAAGAAATAAAGCAAGGCAACTTAATTAGTCCAAGTGCTATAACGACTATTTATAACCCATTCAACTTTAAAGAAATTTATGAGCAAGCTAATGAATCAAATATTAATATACCAGATACACCTTACTTGATTCATGTGGGGCGTTTAGCTAAACAAAAACGCCATGATATTTTATTTTCTGCATTTGCCAAATTAGATAAAAAATATAAATTGGTATTGTTATGTAACAAAAAAGAAAAGGCATTAAAGTTGGCTAAAGAATATGGTATCGAAAGTCGGCTTATTGTTCCGGGGTTTGTACAAAACCCATACAACTGGATAAATCAGGCGAAAGCTTTATTGTTAAGCTCAGACTTTGAAGGCTTTGGTAATGTGTTAGTCGAGGCTTTGGCTGTAGGAACACCAGTTGTCAGTACTGAGTGTCCTCATGGTCCAAGTGAAATACTTACAGGTGAGTTAAGCAAATATTTAGTACCAATAGGTCAAAGCGAAGAGCTTGCACTGGCAGTTAAGCAAGTGCTCGCAGATAACCCAAATGTAGGCAAAGCAGCTATTTTAGAAAAAGTGTGTGCCGATAGGGTAACAGAGCAATACTTAGCATTAGCAAACTAGTTTTTATTAGTTAACCCGTCACGATAGTGTTTATCTAAACGCTGCCAATCGTTTTGCTGCCAATGAAAGTTGCTATTGCGGCTTTGCTCTTTTAAAAAGGAGCGCTGTAAGCGAGACATGTTGCTTTGTTGCCATTTTTTATGGGGCACTTTTATTTCGCCACGGTCAAAGTCGATAATGTAAACATCACCAGAGTCATCAAATAAAATATTATTAATATTTAAATCAGCGTGATACACCCCTTTACTATGAAATTGGGCAATAGTTTGCGCTATTTTTTTTACCTCAGCTTCACTCAATGTGCGTTCAATTAGTATATCTAATATACTTTTAGCGTCGCTTACCGCTTCAGTAATAATATCACCTCGGTAAATAAAGCCATGTCGGCTCACTTTAGCTGCAATAGGCTTTGGTACATTTAAGCCTAACTCTATTAATCGAGTCATTAAGCTAAATTCTTGATAAACACGGGTATGCTCAAGTCCGAAGTATAAATATTGATCGCTGAGTAGTTTTCCTATTAGGCCGCCACGCCAATAATGGCGCAATACAGC
This genomic window contains:
- a CDS encoding glycosyltransferase; this translates as MNIVIVIDSLVGGGAEKVMLTLAQEMVSKAHNVTILSLAQNIEYDIPNTLSVESLFSGRATKVDRFWQIKKNVKVLETWFEQKLLQLGSIDLVLSNLDRSNNLLAKSKIENIHFVVHNSVNAELSRQKKLGPLSYIYLKKSKQNLNGKSLICVSKGVEEEIKQGNLISPSAITTIYNPFNFKEIYEQANESNINIPDTPYLIHVGRLAKQKRHDILFSAFAKLDKKYKLVLLCNKKEKALKLAKEYGIESRLIVPGFVQNPYNWINQAKALLLSSDFEGFGNVLVEALAVGTPVVSTECPHGPSEILTGELSKYLVPIGQSEELALAVKQVLADNPNVGKAAILEKVCADRVTEQYLALAN
- a CDS encoding 3-deoxy-D-manno-octulosonic acid kinase, encoding MFNQHVKNNHVILSHPQYSTEIELDWFEPNFWQQQQKIVGAKKGRATAWFFKHADLTAVLRHYWRGGLIGKLLSDQYLYFGLEHTRVYQEFSLMTRLIELGLNVPKPIAAKVSRHGFIYRGDIITEAVSDAKSILDILIERTLSEAEVKKIAQTIAQFHSKGVYHADLNINNILFDDSGDVYIIDFDRGEIKVPHKKWQQSNMSRLQRSFLKEQSRNSNFHWQQNDWQRLDKHYRDGLTNKN